The Salmo trutta chromosome 6, fSalTru1.1, whole genome shotgun sequence genome has a window encoding:
- the LOC115195981 gene encoding major facilitator superfamily domain-containing protein 6-A isoform X2 produces the protein MATDDKVVILSDDEEDQKRKYVLDEPFNTLSLELQTDREPGPTPAAADTLSAPETPMASPLKDLGCCERMFLRVNSQLLISKIFYFFFYAAYGSLHPLLAVYYKQLGMSPSRSGLLVGIRYFIEFCSAPFWGVVADRFKKGKPLLLFSVLCWLVFNCGIGFVKPAAMICKEKVDIPTMAPPILPLTTMTPINGSLPDASTNHTRRSRRDLFQSYFPSFPFVLNGLDSGYTVRRRHRRGADSNTTQSTGVSYEQNNATITATTTATHTPTGAQPRVVSDEQANTTQLFPNTTTMPPTTKTHTPTHAPTTTNSTLMPHKQGNSTQATPNTTTTTVATTTTTPAPTQPKEYIIEYNEDQVESIFLLILLVIIVGEFFSAPAVTIVDTVTLQYLGKHRDRYGLQRMWGSLGWGVTMLLVGIWIDHTHITLFIDGVVGCILPEYKNYQVAFIVFGVMMGLALVVATQFYFDSGDYRQEVPQRPQEVEIPQVDGNVASPEESSTSDQTPITPESTTTEQPFYYSDLLRLLCSVQYSTVLFVAWFMGFGYGFVFTFLYWHLEDLKGTTTLFGVCSVLSHVSELAAYFTSHKFIELVGHIRVLYIGLACNTARYLYISYLENAWIVLPMEVLQGVTHASVWAACISYLSAAVPPALRTSAQGILQGLHLGLGRGCGAMVGGVFVNYFGAAETFRGIGMASLVILLIFSFIQCLTGQNEEKEDRMLAENIPVPSSPVPIATIDLMQSQVGVMVPRPDPRPPAKKTKHQEEQEDVNKPAWVLSGSPWVTIAFAVCQIREMYCVAKSSLPSETQPLQKGAK, from the exons ATGGCCACAGACGACAAAGTGGTCATCCTATCGGATGATGAAGAAGATCAAAAGAGGAAGTATGTCCTGGACGAACCCTTCAACACTCTTTCCCTGGAGCTTCAGACCGACCGAGAGCCAGGACccactcctgcagcagcagaCACACTGTCTGCTCCAGAGACACCCATGGCCTCACCACTGAAAGACCTAGGCTGCTGTGAGAGGATGTTCCTTAGAGTCAACTCCCAGCTCCTCATCTCCAAgatcttctacttcttcttctaTGCAGCATACGGTTCACTGCACCCACTCCTAGCCGTCTACTACAAACAGCTAGGGATGTCACCAAGCCGTAGTGGACTGTTGGTTGGGATCCGGTACTTTATAGAGTTCTGCAGTGCGCCATTCTGGGGAGTGGTGGCCGATCGTTTTAAGAAAGGAAAGCCGTTGTTGCTGTTCTCTGTACTTTGTTGGTTGGTGTTCAACTGTGGCATCGGCTTTGTCAAACCAGCTGCCATGATCTGTAAGGAGAAGGTGGACATCCCCACAATGGCCCCACCAATACTGCCCTTGACGACTATGACACCAATTAACGGCTCGCTACCGGACGCTTCCACCAATCACACGAGGAGAAGTCGTCGGGATTTGTTTCAAAGTTACTTTCCTAGCTTCCCTTTTGTTTTGAATGGCCTTGATTCTGGCTATACCGTACGCCGCAGGCATAGGAGAGGTGCTGATAGCAATACCACTCAATCCACTGGGGTGTCTTACGAGCAGAATAATGCTACAATCACAGCTACGACAACAGCCACTCACACCCCCACCGGTGCCCAACCCAGAGTGGTGTCTGATGAGCAAGCCAATACCACTCAGCTTTTTCCGAATACCACAACTATGCCACCGACCACTAAAACCCATACACCTACCCatgcccccaccaccaccaatTCCACATTGATGCCTCACAAGCAGGGCAATTCCACTCAAGCTACTCCAAATACTACAACAACAACTGTGGcaaccactaccaccacaccTGCCCCCACCCAACCTAAAGAGTACATCATTGAGTACAACGAAGATCAGGTCGAGAGCATTTTTCTCCTGATCCTCTTGGTCATCATCGTGGGGGAGTTTTTCAGCGCGCCGGCGGTCACCATTGTGGACACAGTGACGTTACAGTACCTGGGGAAGCACCGGGACCGTTACGGCCTGCAGAGAATGTGGGGGTCCCTTGGCTGGGGTGTGACCATGCTGCTAGTGGGTATCTGGATAGACCACACCCACATTACGCTGTTCATCGACGGCGTGGTCGGCTGTATCCTGCCCGAGTACAAGAACTACCAG GTGGCGTTCATAGTGTTTGGAGTGATGATGGGTCTGGCCCTGGTGGTAGCAACACAATTCTACTTCGACAG tggGGACTACAGACAGGAGGTGCCTCAGAGGCCCCAGGAGGTAGAGATACCACAG GTAGATGGGAATGTGGCATCTCCAGAGGAGAGCTCCACCTCGGACCAGACCCCCATCACCCCAGAGTCCACCACCACCGAACAGCCTTTCTATTACAGTGACCTCCTCAGGCTGCTGTGTAGTGTTCAGTACAGCACGGTGCTGTTCGTCGCCTGGTTCATGGGCTTCGGTTACGGCTTTGTGTTCACCTTCCTGTATTGGCATCTAGAGGACCTGAAGGGGACCACCACGCTGTTTGGAGTGTGTTCGGTTCTGAGTCATGTGTCGGAGCTGGCTGCTTACTTCACCAGTCATAAGTTTATCGAGCTGGTGGGACACATCAG GGTCTTGTACATTGGCTTGGCATGTAACACAGCACGCTACCTGTACATTTCTTACTTGGAGAATGCATGGATAGTTCTGCCTATGGAGGTCTTACAAG GTGTGACCCATGCGTCGGTTTGGGCAGCCTGTATCTCCTACCTGAGTGCCGCGGTGCCCCCAGCTCTGAGGACGTCTGCCCAGGGTATCCTCCAGGGTCTACACCTGGGGCTGGGGCGGGGCTGTGGGGCCATGGTGGGGGGCGTCTTCGTCAACTATTTTG GAGCTGCAGAGACATTCAGAGGGATTGGAATGGCTTCCCTGGTTATACTCCTCATCTTCTCCTTCATTCAATGTCTGACCGGACAGAATGAGGAAAAGG AGGACAGGATGCTAGCAGAGAACATTCCGGTTCCTTCCAGTCCAGTTCCCATCGCTACCATAGACTTGATGCAAAGCCAG gTTGGTGTGATGGTGCCCCGCCCTGACCCTAGACCCCCGGCTAAGAAGACTAAGCaccaggaggagcaggaggatgtTAACAAACCGGCCTGGGTGCTGAGTGGCTCCCCCTGGGTCACCATAGCCTTCGctgtctgccagatcagagagaTGTACTGCGTGGCCAAGAGTAGTCTACCCTCAGAGACACAGCCACTGCAG AAAG GAGCAAAATGA
- the LOC115195981 gene encoding major facilitator superfamily domain-containing protein 6-A isoform X3, translating to MATDDKVVILSDDEEDQKRKYVLDEPFNTLSLELQTDREPGPTPAAADTLSAPETPMASPLKDLGCCERMFLRVNSQLLISKIFYFFFYAAYGSLHPLLAVYYKQLGMSPSRSGLLVGIRYFIEFCSAPFWGVVADRFKKGKPLLLFSVLCWLVFNCGIGFVKPAAMICKEKVDIPTMAPPILPLTTMTPINGSLPDASTNHTRRSRRDLFQSYFPSFPFVLNGLDSGYTVRRRHRRGADSNTTQSTGVSYEQNNATITATTTATHTPTGAQPRVVSDEQANTTQLFPNTTTMPPTTKTHTPTHAPTTTNSTLMPHKQGNSTQATPNTTTTTVATTTTTPAPTQPKEYIIEYNEDQVESIFLLILLVIIVGEFFSAPAVTIVDTVTLQYLGKHRDRYGLQRMWGSLGWGVTMLLVGIWIDHTHITLFIDGVVGCILPEYKNYQVAFIVFGVMMGLALVVATQFYFDSGDYRQEVPQRPQEVEIPQVDGNVASPEESSTSDQTPITPESTTTEQPFYYSDLLRLLCSVQYSTVLFVAWFMGFGYGFVFTFLYWHLEDLKGTTTLFGVCSVLSHVSELAAYFTSHKFIELVGHIRVLYIGLACNTARYLYISYLENAWIVLPMEVLQGVTHASVWAACISYLSAAVPPALRTSAQGILQGLHLGLGRGCGAMVGGVFVNYFGAAETFRGIGMASLVILLIFSFIQCLTGQNEEKEDRMLAENIPVPSSPVPIATIDLMQSQVGVMVPRPDPRPPAKKTKHQEEQEDVNKPAWVLSGSPWVTIAFAVCQIREMYCVAKSSLPSETQPLQ from the exons ATGGCCACAGACGACAAAGTGGTCATCCTATCGGATGATGAAGAAGATCAAAAGAGGAAGTATGTCCTGGACGAACCCTTCAACACTCTTTCCCTGGAGCTTCAGACCGACCGAGAGCCAGGACccactcctgcagcagcagaCACACTGTCTGCTCCAGAGACACCCATGGCCTCACCACTGAAAGACCTAGGCTGCTGTGAGAGGATGTTCCTTAGAGTCAACTCCCAGCTCCTCATCTCCAAgatcttctacttcttcttctaTGCAGCATACGGTTCACTGCACCCACTCCTAGCCGTCTACTACAAACAGCTAGGGATGTCACCAAGCCGTAGTGGACTGTTGGTTGGGATCCGGTACTTTATAGAGTTCTGCAGTGCGCCATTCTGGGGAGTGGTGGCCGATCGTTTTAAGAAAGGAAAGCCGTTGTTGCTGTTCTCTGTACTTTGTTGGTTGGTGTTCAACTGTGGCATCGGCTTTGTCAAACCAGCTGCCATGATCTGTAAGGAGAAGGTGGACATCCCCACAATGGCCCCACCAATACTGCCCTTGACGACTATGACACCAATTAACGGCTCGCTACCGGACGCTTCCACCAATCACACGAGGAGAAGTCGTCGGGATTTGTTTCAAAGTTACTTTCCTAGCTTCCCTTTTGTTTTGAATGGCCTTGATTCTGGCTATACCGTACGCCGCAGGCATAGGAGAGGTGCTGATAGCAATACCACTCAATCCACTGGGGTGTCTTACGAGCAGAATAATGCTACAATCACAGCTACGACAACAGCCACTCACACCCCCACCGGTGCCCAACCCAGAGTGGTGTCTGATGAGCAAGCCAATACCACTCAGCTTTTTCCGAATACCACAACTATGCCACCGACCACTAAAACCCATACACCTACCCatgcccccaccaccaccaatTCCACATTGATGCCTCACAAGCAGGGCAATTCCACTCAAGCTACTCCAAATACTACAACAACAACTGTGGcaaccactaccaccacaccTGCCCCCACCCAACCTAAAGAGTACATCATTGAGTACAACGAAGATCAGGTCGAGAGCATTTTTCTCCTGATCCTCTTGGTCATCATCGTGGGGGAGTTTTTCAGCGCGCCGGCGGTCACCATTGTGGACACAGTGACGTTACAGTACCTGGGGAAGCACCGGGACCGTTACGGCCTGCAGAGAATGTGGGGGTCCCTTGGCTGGGGTGTGACCATGCTGCTAGTGGGTATCTGGATAGACCACACCCACATTACGCTGTTCATCGACGGCGTGGTCGGCTGTATCCTGCCCGAGTACAAGAACTACCAG GTGGCGTTCATAGTGTTTGGAGTGATGATGGGTCTGGCCCTGGTGGTAGCAACACAATTCTACTTCGACAG tggGGACTACAGACAGGAGGTGCCTCAGAGGCCCCAGGAGGTAGAGATACCACAG GTAGATGGGAATGTGGCATCTCCAGAGGAGAGCTCCACCTCGGACCAGACCCCCATCACCCCAGAGTCCACCACCACCGAACAGCCTTTCTATTACAGTGACCTCCTCAGGCTGCTGTGTAGTGTTCAGTACAGCACGGTGCTGTTCGTCGCCTGGTTCATGGGCTTCGGTTACGGCTTTGTGTTCACCTTCCTGTATTGGCATCTAGAGGACCTGAAGGGGACCACCACGCTGTTTGGAGTGTGTTCGGTTCTGAGTCATGTGTCGGAGCTGGCTGCTTACTTCACCAGTCATAAGTTTATCGAGCTGGTGGGACACATCAG GGTCTTGTACATTGGCTTGGCATGTAACACAGCACGCTACCTGTACATTTCTTACTTGGAGAATGCATGGATAGTTCTGCCTATGGAGGTCTTACAAG GTGTGACCCATGCGTCGGTTTGGGCAGCCTGTATCTCCTACCTGAGTGCCGCGGTGCCCCCAGCTCTGAGGACGTCTGCCCAGGGTATCCTCCAGGGTCTACACCTGGGGCTGGGGCGGGGCTGTGGGGCCATGGTGGGGGGCGTCTTCGTCAACTATTTTG GAGCTGCAGAGACATTCAGAGGGATTGGAATGGCTTCCCTGGTTATACTCCTCATCTTCTCCTTCATTCAATGTCTGACCGGACAGAATGAGGAAAAGG AGGACAGGATGCTAGCAGAGAACATTCCGGTTCCTTCCAGTCCAGTTCCCATCGCTACCATAGACTTGATGCAAAGCCAG gTTGGTGTGATGGTGCCCCGCCCTGACCCTAGACCCCCGGCTAAGAAGACTAAGCaccaggaggagcaggaggatgtTAACAAACCGGCCTGGGTGCTGAGTGGCTCCCCCTGGGTCACCATAGCCTTCGctgtctgccagatcagagagaTGTACTGCGTGGCCAAGAGTAGTCTACCCTCAGAGACACAGCCACTGCAG TGA
- the LOC115195981 gene encoding major facilitator superfamily domain-containing protein 6-A isoform X1, with amino-acid sequence MATDDKVVILSDDEEDQKRKYVLDEPFNTLSLELQTDREPGPTPAAADTLSAPETPMASPLKDLGCCERMFLRVNSQLLISKIFYFFFYAAYGSLHPLLAVYYKQLGMSPSRSGLLVGIRYFIEFCSAPFWGVVADRFKKGKPLLLFSVLCWLVFNCGIGFVKPAAMICKEKVDIPTMAPPILPLTTMTPINGSLPDASTNHTRRSRRDLFQSYFPSFPFVLNGLDSGYTVRRRHRRGADSNTTQSTGVSYEQNNATITATTTATHTPTGAQPRVVSDEQANTTQLFPNTTTMPPTTKTHTPTHAPTTTNSTLMPHKQGNSTQATPNTTTTTVATTTTTPAPTQPKEYIIEYNEDQVESIFLLILLVIIVGEFFSAPAVTIVDTVTLQYLGKHRDRYGLQRMWGSLGWGVTMLLVGIWIDHTHITLFIDGVVGCILPEYKNYQVAFIVFGVMMGLALVVATQFYFDSGDYRQEVPQRPQEVEIPQVDGNVASPEESSTSDQTPITPESTTTEQPFYYSDLLRLLCSVQYSTVLFVAWFMGFGYGFVFTFLYWHLEDLKGTTTLFGVCSVLSHVSELAAYFTSHKFIELVGHIRVLYIGLACNTARYLYISYLENAWIVLPMEVLQGVTHASVWAACISYLSAAVPPALRTSAQGILQGLHLGLGRGCGAMVGGVFVNYFGAAETFRGIGMASLVILLIFSFIQCLTGQNEEKEDRMLAENIPVPSSPVPIATIDLMQSQVGVMVPRPDPRPPAKKTKHQEEQEDVNKPAWVLSGSPWVTIAFAVCQIREMYCVAKSSLPSETQPLQEQNDQTSSEYQAVETEHGTAQQESPHHHNGSPSSVSSKAHPAEHPESQPSPLPDQGNSVAHPAFLPGNFEASHQLSSTNPFRQ; translated from the exons ATGGCCACAGACGACAAAGTGGTCATCCTATCGGATGATGAAGAAGATCAAAAGAGGAAGTATGTCCTGGACGAACCCTTCAACACTCTTTCCCTGGAGCTTCAGACCGACCGAGAGCCAGGACccactcctgcagcagcagaCACACTGTCTGCTCCAGAGACACCCATGGCCTCACCACTGAAAGACCTAGGCTGCTGTGAGAGGATGTTCCTTAGAGTCAACTCCCAGCTCCTCATCTCCAAgatcttctacttcttcttctaTGCAGCATACGGTTCACTGCACCCACTCCTAGCCGTCTACTACAAACAGCTAGGGATGTCACCAAGCCGTAGTGGACTGTTGGTTGGGATCCGGTACTTTATAGAGTTCTGCAGTGCGCCATTCTGGGGAGTGGTGGCCGATCGTTTTAAGAAAGGAAAGCCGTTGTTGCTGTTCTCTGTACTTTGTTGGTTGGTGTTCAACTGTGGCATCGGCTTTGTCAAACCAGCTGCCATGATCTGTAAGGAGAAGGTGGACATCCCCACAATGGCCCCACCAATACTGCCCTTGACGACTATGACACCAATTAACGGCTCGCTACCGGACGCTTCCACCAATCACACGAGGAGAAGTCGTCGGGATTTGTTTCAAAGTTACTTTCCTAGCTTCCCTTTTGTTTTGAATGGCCTTGATTCTGGCTATACCGTACGCCGCAGGCATAGGAGAGGTGCTGATAGCAATACCACTCAATCCACTGGGGTGTCTTACGAGCAGAATAATGCTACAATCACAGCTACGACAACAGCCACTCACACCCCCACCGGTGCCCAACCCAGAGTGGTGTCTGATGAGCAAGCCAATACCACTCAGCTTTTTCCGAATACCACAACTATGCCACCGACCACTAAAACCCATACACCTACCCatgcccccaccaccaccaatTCCACATTGATGCCTCACAAGCAGGGCAATTCCACTCAAGCTACTCCAAATACTACAACAACAACTGTGGcaaccactaccaccacaccTGCCCCCACCCAACCTAAAGAGTACATCATTGAGTACAACGAAGATCAGGTCGAGAGCATTTTTCTCCTGATCCTCTTGGTCATCATCGTGGGGGAGTTTTTCAGCGCGCCGGCGGTCACCATTGTGGACACAGTGACGTTACAGTACCTGGGGAAGCACCGGGACCGTTACGGCCTGCAGAGAATGTGGGGGTCCCTTGGCTGGGGTGTGACCATGCTGCTAGTGGGTATCTGGATAGACCACACCCACATTACGCTGTTCATCGACGGCGTGGTCGGCTGTATCCTGCCCGAGTACAAGAACTACCAG GTGGCGTTCATAGTGTTTGGAGTGATGATGGGTCTGGCCCTGGTGGTAGCAACACAATTCTACTTCGACAG tggGGACTACAGACAGGAGGTGCCTCAGAGGCCCCAGGAGGTAGAGATACCACAG GTAGATGGGAATGTGGCATCTCCAGAGGAGAGCTCCACCTCGGACCAGACCCCCATCACCCCAGAGTCCACCACCACCGAACAGCCTTTCTATTACAGTGACCTCCTCAGGCTGCTGTGTAGTGTTCAGTACAGCACGGTGCTGTTCGTCGCCTGGTTCATGGGCTTCGGTTACGGCTTTGTGTTCACCTTCCTGTATTGGCATCTAGAGGACCTGAAGGGGACCACCACGCTGTTTGGAGTGTGTTCGGTTCTGAGTCATGTGTCGGAGCTGGCTGCTTACTTCACCAGTCATAAGTTTATCGAGCTGGTGGGACACATCAG GGTCTTGTACATTGGCTTGGCATGTAACACAGCACGCTACCTGTACATTTCTTACTTGGAGAATGCATGGATAGTTCTGCCTATGGAGGTCTTACAAG GTGTGACCCATGCGTCGGTTTGGGCAGCCTGTATCTCCTACCTGAGTGCCGCGGTGCCCCCAGCTCTGAGGACGTCTGCCCAGGGTATCCTCCAGGGTCTACACCTGGGGCTGGGGCGGGGCTGTGGGGCCATGGTGGGGGGCGTCTTCGTCAACTATTTTG GAGCTGCAGAGACATTCAGAGGGATTGGAATGGCTTCCCTGGTTATACTCCTCATCTTCTCCTTCATTCAATGTCTGACCGGACAGAATGAGGAAAAGG AGGACAGGATGCTAGCAGAGAACATTCCGGTTCCTTCCAGTCCAGTTCCCATCGCTACCATAGACTTGATGCAAAGCCAG gTTGGTGTGATGGTGCCCCGCCCTGACCCTAGACCCCCGGCTAAGAAGACTAAGCaccaggaggagcaggaggatgtTAACAAACCGGCCTGGGTGCTGAGTGGCTCCCCCTGGGTCACCATAGCCTTCGctgtctgccagatcagagagaTGTACTGCGTGGCCAAGAGTAGTCTACCCTCAGAGACACAGCCACTGCAG GAGCAAAATGATCAGACCTCTTCTGAATACCAGGCAGTGGAGACTGAACACGGCACAGCGCAACAGGAGTCGCCACACCACCATAATGGTTCCCCAAGCAGCGTATCTAGCAAGGCCCACCCCGCAGAGCACCCCGAATCCCAGCCCTCTCCCCTACCAGACCAGGGGAACTCTGTGGCGCACCCTGCCTTTTTACCTGGTAATTTTGAGGCTTCACATCAACTGTCTAGTACAAACCCTTTCCGGCAGTAG